A window of the Streptomyces albireticuli genome harbors these coding sequences:
- a CDS encoding zinc-binding dehydrogenase: MNRYPTCPVRADFVYDGGGTETFHSSQLALRPHGVHAYYGPFMGVPALRPTDLPNSIFLTYPVMHHHVPTREALFHRTGEIFDLVLGGQLTPRIGGRYVLADAAQAHADIESRGTTGKLLLLP, from the coding sequence TTGAACAGGTACCCAACATGCCCTGTCCGAGCGGACTTCGTCTACGACGGCGGTGGCACCGAGACGTTCCACTCCTCACAGCTCGCCCTGCGCCCGCACGGGGTGCACGCGTACTACGGCCCTTTCATGGGCGTTCCGGCCCTCCGGCCGACCGACCTGCCCAACAGCATCTTTCTGACGTACCCGGTGATGCACCACCACGTGCCCACCCGCGAGGCCCTGTTCCACCGCACCGGAGAGATCTTCGACCTGGTACTCGGCGGGCAGCTCACCCCGCGCATCGGCGGCCGCTACGTCCTGGCGGACGCGGCACAGGCCCACGCGGACATCGAGTCGCGCGGGACCACCGGGAAGCTGCTCCTCCTGCCCTGA
- a CDS encoding GNAT family N-acetyltransferase — protein sequence MTERTESIESMEQLAVVWRAMVLDRDADADVRDLPGIAVRWADCRFAFWNCVTLTDVDADTALFEQRLCQAADIMRAKEHPGFLWLFEDLLSDEARAGMPAAAEKAGLDHAFPGTGMAGDFLPLPEPSHPDLTFVRVTTDEQLQAYADLNSRAYGFALEDGRDGLLGSTLWRKQVHAYLGVRDGVPVTCAGAVEAEGRLFVALVATAPEWERRGYGEAVTRKALYEGARATGLTRATLHATAAGAPVYPRIGFRPNSPMHFYGLKP from the coding sequence ATGACGGAACGTACGGAGTCGATCGAATCGATGGAGCAGCTCGCCGTGGTCTGGCGGGCCATGGTCCTCGACCGTGACGCGGACGCGGATGTGCGGGACCTTCCCGGAATCGCCGTCCGCTGGGCCGACTGCCGGTTCGCCTTCTGGAACTGCGTCACGTTGACCGATGTCGACGCGGACACGGCGCTCTTCGAGCAACGCCTGTGCCAGGCGGCGGACATCATGCGCGCGAAGGAACACCCCGGGTTCCTGTGGCTCTTCGAGGACCTCCTCAGCGACGAGGCACGCGCGGGAATGCCGGCGGCGGCGGAGAAGGCGGGCCTCGACCACGCCTTCCCCGGCACCGGGATGGCCGGCGACTTCCTTCCCCTCCCCGAGCCGTCCCACCCCGATCTGACCTTCGTGCGCGTGACCACGGACGAACAGCTACAGGCGTACGCGGACCTGAACTCGCGGGCTTACGGATTCGCGCTGGAGGACGGCCGCGACGGGCTCCTCGGGTCCACGCTGTGGAGGAAGCAGGTGCATGCCTACCTGGGCGTACGGGACGGGGTCCCGGTGACGTGCGCCGGGGCGGTGGAGGCGGAAGGCCGGCTCTTCGTCGCGCTCGTCGCCACGGCCCCGGAATGGGAGCGCCGGGGCTACGGAGAGGCGGTGACGCGCAAGGCCCTGTACGAGGGCGCCCGGGCCACCGGCCTGACACGTGCCACCCTGCACGCGACGGCGGCGGGGGCGCCGGTGTACCCCCGCATCGGCTTCAGGCCGAACTCGCCGATGCACTTCTACGGCCTGAAACCCTGA
- a CDS encoding NAD(P)H-binding protein produces the protein MTVASTPVLVTGGTGTLGRLVVPLLREAGRTVRVLSRRGGDPADGVEHVAADLRKGEGIDAALSGVDTVLHLAGGPKGDDEATRHLVRAAQAAGVNHLVYISVIGADKLPLGYFRAKLGAERAISDSGIPWTTLRAAQFHDLALTVVEKMAKLPVVPAPGGLRWQPVDARDVAVRLVELALGRPAGLVPDLTGPKVYGLDDLSRGYLEARGKHRMTLPVRMPGKVGRAYRAGENLTLEGASVGQRTWEDFLAERVAAA, from the coding sequence ATGACCGTGGCGAGCACCCCCGTTCTGGTCACCGGCGGCACGGGCACGCTCGGCCGCCTCGTCGTGCCCCTCCTGCGGGAGGCCGGTCGCACCGTGCGGGTACTCAGCCGGCGTGGCGGCGATCCTGCTGACGGTGTCGAGCACGTGGCCGCCGACCTGCGCAAGGGCGAGGGAATCGACGCCGCGCTCAGCGGGGTCGACACCGTCCTGCACCTCGCGGGCGGCCCCAAGGGCGACGACGAGGCCACGCGACACCTGGTGCGGGCCGCGCAAGCCGCCGGTGTGAATCACTTGGTGTACATCTCGGTCATCGGGGCGGACAAGCTGCCGCTGGGCTACTTCAGGGCCAAGCTGGGCGCGGAGCGGGCAATATCGGACTCCGGGATTCCGTGGACGACGCTGCGGGCCGCCCAGTTCCACGACCTGGCCCTGACGGTCGTGGAGAAGATGGCGAAGCTGCCGGTGGTACCCGCCCCGGGCGGGCTCCGCTGGCAGCCGGTCGACGCGCGCGACGTCGCCGTACGCCTCGTGGAACTGGCCCTCGGCCGCCCGGCCGGCCTCGTGCCCGACCTCACCGGGCCGAAGGTGTACGGCCTGGACGACCTGAGCCGCGGCTATCTGGAGGCGCGCGGCAAGCACCGGATGACGCTGCCCGTCCGGATGCCGGGAAAGGTCGGCCGCGCCTACCGCGCGGGCGAGAACCTGACTCTGGAAGGCGCCTCGGTCGGACAGCGGACCTGGGAGGACTTCCTCGCCGAGCGGGTGGCAGCGGCCTAG
- a CDS encoding TetR/AcrR family transcriptional regulator, with product MSLTRKGAATKQRIVEGAAEEIRDQGVFSLRLEDVMARTATSKSQLFHYFPSGKDELLLAVARHEADRVIADQQPELGSLTSWAAWWQWRDKVVARYRAQGENCPLHTAMSRIGAATEAARAVACELLKRWQDQLASGIRHMQGIGEIPPGLDADREAAALLAGVQGGVMILLTTGGLDHLEAALDRGIAHLRGPDRPSHDPDGCLSSAVQTES from the coding sequence GTGTCCTTGACCCGTAAGGGCGCCGCCACCAAGCAGCGCATCGTCGAGGGAGCCGCCGAGGAGATACGCGACCAGGGCGTGTTCTCCCTGCGGCTGGAGGATGTGATGGCTCGCACGGCGACCAGCAAGAGCCAGTTGTTCCACTACTTCCCCAGCGGGAAGGACGAACTGCTGCTGGCCGTGGCCCGCCACGAGGCGGACCGGGTCATCGCGGACCAGCAGCCGGAGCTGGGTTCTCTGACCAGCTGGGCCGCGTGGTGGCAGTGGCGGGACAAGGTCGTCGCGCGCTACCGCGCGCAAGGCGAGAACTGCCCGCTGCACACGGCCATGTCCCGGATCGGAGCGGCCACGGAGGCCGCGCGGGCCGTGGCTTGTGAACTCCTGAAGCGGTGGCAGGACCAACTCGCCTCGGGCATCCGCCATATGCAGGGTATCGGCGAGATACCCCCCGGACTGGACGCCGACCGCGAGGCCGCCGCCCTTCTCGCCGGGGTTCAGGGCGGCGTGATGATCCTGCTGACAACGGGCGGCCTGGACCACCTGGAAGCCGCTCTGGACCGGGGCATCGCCCACCTGAGGGGGCCGGACCGGCCCAGCCATGATCCGGATGGGTGTCTCAGTAGTGCTGTGCAGACGGAGAGTTGA